The region TTCAGTTTTGCAGCGCTGGTCTCAAACTGAGAGGCTCCAGCCTGCAGGGCGTCAGCCCTATCGTCCAGTTCTGACAGCTTCTGATCACGCTCCAGGACCTTATCCACGTTTACACGCATGATATCCACCACCTGGGGAAAGACACGCAAAGCAATGTAGTGAAATCAGCTATTAAGATACAACGACTCTGTGTGAGGGTCCGGACAGGATGGAGCTGGACCTGGACAAGGATTATCATTAAATGTTGTTTATTAAGTTTCACGTCAAATTATGGTTTTATGTTTGAAatttgtattgtatgtgtgCAAGCAGAGAAGATTAAGTTACCAGTAATTGGCCAATGAATGATGCTAAAACCGTAAATGTCTACATCTGAGCCTGACAACACGACTTTGGGTTTGTAGAGACGCGTGCACTCACCTCATCCACTTGTGCCTGTGTCTGCTGCAGACGACGGTTGCTGGTGAGGTTGGGGGGCTGATTCCCTCCATCTGCAGGGGCTCCGGCTGGGGCAGACCTAATGatggaaaaaatacaaat is a window of Perca fluviatilis chromosome 16, GENO_Pfluv_1.0, whole genome shotgun sequence DNA encoding:
- the vamp2 gene encoding vesicle-associated membrane protein 2 — protein: MSAPAGAPADGGNQPPNLTSNRRLQQTQAQVDEVVDIMRVNVDKVLERDQKLSELDDRADALQAGASQFETSAAKLKNKYWWKNAKMMIILGVICVIVLIVIIVYFST